AACATTGGCAGCAATGGCAACCAGTTCCAGGATAGGAAATTCAATCCCATACTTGCAAATAGGCCCTGCTCTTGGGACGCAACAATCGCACTCAGATTTAAAGAGCCAGAAGTCAGCAATACAGTGACCAAAGCAAATCCCATCGCAATCTCATAAGAGATCATCTGCGCTGATGCACGCATTGCGCCTAAGAATGGATATTTTGAATTAGAGGACCAACCAGCAAGAATGACGCCGTAAACACCAATTGATGAAATCGCCATAATGTAAAGCAGGCCAGCATTCACATCTGCAAGAACCATTTTGGCCTGGAAAGGAACTACCGCCCATGCTGCAAACGCAGGCATGATCACCATAATTGGTGCAATAAAGTACAGAACCTTTGAAGCCTGAGCAGGAGCAATAATCTCCTTCATCAGGAGTTTCAATGCATCGGCAATCGGCTGCAACAAACCTAATGGACCAACACGATTTGGTCCAAGACGAATATGCATCCAGCCAATTAACTTTCTCTCCCAGAGGGTTAAATAGGCTACACAAGCAAACATGGGTAATACGATGATCACAATGCGTACTAATGCCCAAACCAGTGGCCATAGAGAACCAAAGAAAGCTTCTCCCTGAGTGGTGATGAGGTTCAAGAAATTATCCATCTCTTACCTTATATCTTGCTAACAGTAATAGGACCAAACATCGATCCCAATTTCGCGCTAGC
Above is a genomic segment from Polynucleobacter sp. MG-5-Ahmo-C2 containing:
- the nuoH gene encoding NADH-quinone oxidoreductase subunit NuoH, with the translated sequence MDNFLNLITTQGEAFFGSLWPLVWALVRIVIIVLPMFACVAYLTLWERKLIGWMHIRLGPNRVGPLGLLQPIADALKLLMKEIIAPAQASKVLYFIAPIMVIMPAFAAWAVVPFQAKMVLADVNAGLLYIMAISSIGVYGVILAGWSSNSKYPFLGAMRASAQMISYEIAMGFALVTVLLTSGSLNLSAIVASQEQGLFASMGLNFLSWNWLPLLPMFLIYFISGVAETNRHPFDVVEGESEIVAGHMVEYSGMSFAMFFLAEYANMILIAAVASIMFLGGWLPILDLPILRDIPGFFWLFGKTFFLLSCVIWLRATLPRYRYDQIMRLGWKIFIPISVFWVVVVGAWVVSPWNIWK